One Pseudomonas sp. FP1742 genomic window carries:
- a CDS encoding potassium transporter Kup — MSETAIPAHEESHSKTSGVGLLIAAVGVVYGDIGTSPLYTLKEVFAGHYGVQPNHDGVLGILSLIFWSLIWVVSIKYVLFILRANNQGEGGIMALTALARRAAAPYPKMSRVLVLLGLFGAALFYGDSMITPAISVLSAVEGLQLAFEGIGHWVVPLSVIVLVALFLIQKHGTARIGILFGPVMVLWFVVLGILGIYGILQRPEVLQALNPAWAVRFFVVHPGIGVAILGAVVLALTGAEALYADMGHFGRKPIARAWFMLVLPGLVLNYFGQGALILENPEAIRNPFYLLAPDWALLPMVALSTLATIIASQAVISGAFSLTRQAIQLGYVPRMFIQHTSSQEQGQIYIGIVNWALMVGVVLLVVGFESSSALAAAYGVAVTGTMLITTILSSAVVLLLWKTPRWLAIPMLLGFLMVDSLYFAANAPKIFQGGAFPVIAGIALFILMTTWKRGRKIIVERLDETALPLPLFISSIRAQPPHRVQGTAVFLTARSDAVPHALLHNLLHNQVLHEQVVLLTVVSEDRPRVAADQRFEVESYGEGFFRVSLHFGFIEEPDVPLALSLCHLKELDFSPMRTTYFLSRETVVPTKRIGMARWRETLFAFLLKNANSNLKYFNLPLNRVIELGTQVEM; from the coding sequence GTGAGTGAAACAGCGATCCCTGCCCATGAAGAATCCCACTCCAAAACATCGGGAGTGGGTTTGCTCATCGCCGCGGTGGGCGTGGTTTATGGGGACATTGGTACCAGCCCGCTTTACACCCTCAAGGAAGTGTTCGCCGGCCACTATGGCGTCCAGCCCAATCACGACGGTGTACTGGGCATTCTGTCGCTGATCTTCTGGTCTTTGATCTGGGTCGTTTCGATCAAATACGTGCTGTTTATCCTTCGCGCCAACAACCAGGGGGAAGGGGGCATCATGGCCCTGACGGCACTGGCACGTCGGGCCGCGGCGCCGTATCCGAAAATGAGCAGGGTGCTGGTGTTGCTCGGGCTGTTTGGCGCGGCACTCTTCTACGGGGACAGCATGATCACCCCGGCCATCTCGGTGCTCTCCGCGGTTGAAGGGTTACAGCTTGCGTTCGAGGGCATCGGGCATTGGGTGGTTCCGCTGTCCGTTATCGTCCTGGTGGCACTTTTCCTGATCCAGAAACATGGCACGGCGCGTATCGGTATTCTGTTCGGCCCGGTCATGGTGTTGTGGTTCGTGGTGTTGGGCATTCTCGGCATTTACGGCATCCTGCAACGCCCGGAAGTGCTGCAAGCGCTCAATCCTGCGTGGGCCGTGCGATTTTTCGTGGTTCATCCGGGCATTGGTGTCGCCATTCTGGGCGCCGTGGTGTTGGCATTGACCGGCGCAGAAGCGCTATATGCCGATATGGGCCATTTTGGTCGCAAACCCATTGCTCGGGCCTGGTTCATGCTGGTACTGCCTGGCCTGGTGCTCAATTACTTTGGCCAGGGTGCGCTGATTCTCGAAAACCCGGAAGCAATACGTAACCCGTTCTATCTATTGGCACCTGACTGGGCTTTGCTGCCGATGGTCGCGTTGTCGACACTGGCTACCATCATCGCCTCCCAGGCGGTGATTTCCGGGGCATTCTCGCTGACTCGCCAAGCCATTCAGCTGGGTTATGTGCCTCGGATGTTCATCCAGCACACTTCCAGTCAGGAGCAGGGGCAGATTTACATTGGCATCGTGAACTGGGCGCTGATGGTCGGCGTCGTGTTGCTGGTCGTCGGCTTTGAATCGTCCAGTGCGCTGGCGGCGGCTTATGGCGTGGCGGTGACGGGAACCATGCTGATTACCACCATTTTGTCCTCGGCTGTTGTCTTGCTGCTCTGGAAAACACCTCGTTGGCTGGCGATTCCGATGCTGTTGGGTTTTCTCATGGTCGACAGCCTGTACTTCGCCGCCAACGCACCGAAGATCTTCCAGGGCGGTGCGTTTCCGGTGATTGCCGGTATCGCCCTGTTCATCTTGATGACCACCTGGAAACGGGGCCGCAAGATCATCGTCGAGCGGCTGGATGAAACCGCTCTGCCGCTGCCGTTGTTCATCAGCAGCATCCGCGCGCAGCCACCCCATCGTGTGCAGGGTACCGCGGTATTTCTGACGGCCAGATCCGACGCTGTCCCCCATGCCCTGTTGCACAACCTGTTGCATAACCAGGTGCTGCACGAGCAGGTGGTGTTGCTCACCGTGGTGTCTGAAGACCGCCCGCGTGTGGCTGCGGATCAACGGTTCGAGGTCGAGTCCTATGGCGAAGGGTTCTTCCGGGTCAGTCTGCACTTCGGCTTTATAGAGGAGCCCGACGTACCGCTGGCATTGAGCCTGTGTCATTTGAAAGAGCTGGATTTCAGCCCGATGCGCACCACCTATTTCCTCAGCCGCGAGACGGTCGTCCCGACCAAGCGTATCGGCATGGCCCGCTGGCGCGAGACCCTGTTCGCGTTCTTGTTGAAGAACGCCAACAGCAATCTCAAATACTTCAATTTGCCGCTCAATCGTGTGATCGAACTGGGTACGCAGGTTGAGATGTAG
- a CDS encoding DUF2986 domain-containing protein, with protein MNRRKKINQLLKANAKKASAKLAPKSKTKYISKADRLKLAAEAGQDSITCAES; from the coding sequence ATGAATCGTCGTAAAAAAATAAATCAGTTGTTAAAGGCTAACGCCAAAAAGGCCAGCGCCAAATTGGCACCGAAAAGCAAGACTAAATACATTAGTAAAGCTGACCGATTGAAGCTGGCGGCTGAAGCCGGTCAGGACTCAATCACTTGCGCTGAGAGCTGA
- a CDS encoding tetratricopeptide repeat protein yields MPTKIFLPSLLLAFCAVASFCSVAAERRAPSQSNSASTTLIETASRQYGDGQLDQAAATLERALHIQPNNPATLHYLGVLRLQQGQYQQAETLAVRSNMRVGSNVALRNRNFQLIQAAQQANASSASPNAKEDQVAVQKGLEEEAQRLREAEMAAAEQAPPDTGRDAGAMPEGALQSASTEPAPAYDGVEIPRGHWPPPGKCRIWFPDRPPGHQPPPGKCKKLRHRVPLGAYLVHG; encoded by the coding sequence ATGCCAACCAAGATTTTTCTGCCGAGTCTCCTCCTGGCGTTCTGCGCCGTCGCGTCGTTTTGTTCGGTTGCTGCCGAGCGAAGGGCGCCCTCGCAAAGCAACAGCGCATCAACCACCCTGATCGAAACCGCCTCGCGGCAGTATGGAGATGGTCAGTTGGACCAAGCCGCTGCCACGCTGGAGCGGGCCCTGCATATCCAGCCGAACAATCCCGCGACGCTGCATTATCTCGGTGTGTTGCGTCTTCAGCAGGGGCAGTACCAGCAGGCTGAAACGTTGGCGGTGCGTTCGAACATGAGAGTCGGTAGCAACGTAGCGTTACGCAACCGCAACTTCCAATTGATCCAGGCGGCGCAGCAGGCCAACGCTTCGAGCGCCTCACCCAACGCCAAAGAGGACCAGGTCGCAGTACAGAAGGGGCTCGAAGAGGAGGCCCAAAGGCTCCGCGAAGCAGAGATGGCCGCTGCTGAACAAGCTCCTCCGGATACTGGGCGCGATGCTGGCGCAATGCCCGAAGGAGCATTGCAATCGGCTTCCACCGAGCCAGCGCCCGCGTACGATGGCGTTGAGATTCCCCGTGGCCATTGGCCGCCTCCGGGTAAATGCCGAATCTGGTTTCCTGATCGCCCGCCCGGACATCAGCCCCCACCCGGCAAATGCAAGAAGCTACGGCATCGGGTTCCGTTGGGAGCCTATCTGGTACACGGTTGA
- a CDS encoding LysE family translocator codes for MIDGSAVLTVFLVYLTGVVIPGPNFVAVVHKAVSATRLEALALVAGIVLVNLFWSTCAIAGLGIVFAALPWAAFVVKVLGAAYLMWFGFRLLINAGKNALGPLNDAVAGSCRQSFFQGVITNIGNPKSMAFYAAVFSAAAPAHVSSGTFLSMLAVVVVVSMTWYGMVGIALSQPKIAAGYQGRKKAIDRLCGGLILSLGIRQLV; via the coding sequence ATGATCGATGGTTCCGCCGTTTTGACAGTTTTTTTGGTCTACCTTACCGGTGTCGTTATTCCAGGGCCGAATTTTGTCGCAGTGGTCCATAAAGCGGTGTCTGCAACACGGTTAGAAGCTCTGGCCTTGGTGGCGGGTATCGTACTGGTCAACTTGTTCTGGTCCACCTGTGCAATTGCAGGTCTCGGGATTGTATTTGCTGCGCTCCCTTGGGCTGCGTTTGTTGTAAAGGTTCTGGGGGCTGCCTACCTGATGTGGTTCGGATTCCGACTGCTGATCAACGCAGGGAAGAATGCGCTTGGCCCGCTAAATGATGCCGTCGCCGGTAGTTGCAGGCAGTCTTTTTTTCAGGGGGTGATTACCAACATAGGCAACCCCAAGTCCATGGCCTTTTATGCCGCCGTCTTTTCAGCCGCAGCCCCCGCTCACGTTTCGTCAGGCACGTTTTTGTCGATGCTGGCAGTTGTAGTGGTGGTTTCAATGACCTGGTATGGAATGGTCGGAATCGCTCTATCGCAGCCTAAGATTGCTGCTGGGTATCAAGGTCGGAAGAAAGCAATCGATCGACTGTGCGGTGGTTTGATTTTGTCTCTGGGGATCCGCCAGCTGGTTTAG